Proteins encoded within one genomic window of Brachybacterium avium:
- a CDS encoding PH domain-containing protein, whose product MTIPRQIGPETGPRTALPDYSRSSATVERMVAALHQAPGRKRGAAGSVRALLPAAAVRDTMLRAIISAVLLGGVLIAGVVIALLLVSLPEGRSPGIGLLMLLLALGALAVILLLLGLRFGIVALGTARSRVEISEEGLHVIGGIGSRRVPWRDIVAVESRVVHPVHWLTAALRLRDGSRVVMPAFDRHVWTYSQASGQDIRTLRIELRRREQAAGRRF is encoded by the coding sequence ATGACCATCCCCCGGCAGATCGGACCCGAGACCGGCCCGCGCACGGCCCTGCCCGACTACAGCCGCAGCAGCGCCACCGTCGAGCGCATGGTCGCCGCGCTGCACCAGGCCCCCGGGAGGAAGCGCGGGGCCGCGGGGTCCGTGCGCGCTCTTCTTCCCGCCGCGGCCGTGCGGGACACGATGCTGCGGGCGATCATCTCCGCCGTGCTGCTCGGCGGCGTGCTGATCGCCGGTGTCGTGATCGCGCTGCTGCTCGTCTCTCTCCCGGAGGGGCGCTCCCCGGGGATCGGGCTGCTGATGCTGCTGCTCGCACTGGGCGCGCTGGCGGTGATCCTGCTGCTGCTCGGTCTCCGCTTCGGGATCGTCGCGCTGGGCACGGCCCGCTCCCGCGTCGAGATCTCCGAGGAGGGGCTGCACGTGATCGGAGGCATCGGCTCCCGCCGGGTCCCCTGGCGCGACATCGTCGCGGTCGAATCCCGGGTGGTCCACCCCGTGCACTGGCTCACCGCAGCACTGCGGCTGCGGGATGGCTCCCGCGTGGTGATGCCCGCCTTCGACCGGCACGTGTGGACCTACTCCCAGGCATCGGGGCAGGACATTCGCACCCTGCGCATCGAACTGCGCCGGAGGGAGCAGGCCGCCGGTCGCCGCTTCTGA
- a CDS encoding DUF559 domain-containing protein — protein MPPKRVFTRQGLRRMGVSERRISSGEFLRVLPGCYTRRDAPADLRAVARTAHRRVVPDSVLCHVTAAELLGLPLPHQHSWSGGAAVHVRVEPKAKRRSAKRLVVHVRTGRPQIRHDGLVLDWPVDVLLDLAALLSHDELVACVDALGSRMRDRLRLPVETIRIEAQSLRGPGVRALRAAAAEARDWVDSPQETRTRLMLRRAGYAEPMTNHRVWDGVKRKAYYLDLSYPERRIAIEYDGKHHFTPEQARKDHGKDATLHRGGWTVLRILAEDLEDPASFFALLDEALGNAGSS, from the coding sequence GTGCCACCGAAGCGAGTCTTCACCCGCCAGGGATTGCGCCGGATGGGGGTGAGCGAACGACGGATCTCGTCGGGGGAGTTCCTGCGGGTCCTTCCGGGCTGCTATACCCGTCGGGACGCTCCGGCTGACCTCCGGGCCGTCGCGCGGACCGCTCACCGCCGCGTCGTCCCCGACTCGGTGCTCTGCCACGTCACCGCGGCGGAGCTGCTCGGCCTGCCGCTGCCCCACCAACACTCCTGGAGCGGCGGTGCCGCGGTCCACGTGCGGGTCGAGCCGAAGGCCAAACGCCGTTCAGCGAAGAGGCTGGTCGTCCATGTCCGCACGGGTCGGCCTCAGATCCGGCACGACGGCCTCGTGCTCGACTGGCCGGTCGATGTGCTGCTCGACCTGGCAGCTCTGCTGTCGCACGATGAGCTCGTCGCCTGCGTCGATGCTCTGGGCTCACGAATGCGCGATCGGCTGCGGCTTCCGGTCGAGACGATCCGCATCGAAGCGCAGTCCCTGCGGGGGCCGGGAGTCCGTGCCCTCCGGGCCGCGGCCGCAGAGGCTCGTGACTGGGTGGACTCCCCGCAGGAGACCAGGACCCGTCTGATGCTGCGGCGCGCCGGGTACGCGGAGCCGATGACGAATCACCGTGTCTGGGACGGAGTGAAGCGCAAGGCGTACTACCTGGACCTCTCCTATCCGGAGCGCAGGATCGCGATCGAGTACGACGGCAAGCACCACTTCACGCCGGAGCAGGCCCGAAAGGATCACGGCAAGGATGCGACGCTGCACCGCGGCGGATGGACGGTGCTCCGGATCCTCGCCGAGGATCTCGAGGACCCGGCATCGTTCTTCGCACTGCTCGACGAAGCTCTGGGAAACGCGGGATCGAGCTGA
- a CDS encoding carbohydrate ABC transporter permease, with protein MSTATTSTRSAPVRRRRKDDTKLALLFIAPASVGLLVFLVWPLLTGIYYSFTEYTTLTPPQWVGLANYQELLSDPIFWTSLRVTILYVAINIGVQTVVALVIAVLMQRLTQSTMLRSLVLAPYLVSNVVAAIVFLWILDTQLGVFNIFLQWIGFDPVSFWADESWVIPTIALVNVWRHMGYTALLLFAGLQSIPGHLYEAARTEGAGEITQFRHITLPLLRPILALVLIMTIIGSFQVFDTVSVTTQGGPADASRVLQMYIYQNAFAEYEFGYASALSVALLLILMIVTFTQYWLSRAGHSDLD; from the coding sequence ATGTCCACCGCGACGACGTCGACGCGGTCGGCCCCCGTGAGGCGCCGCCGGAAGGACGACACGAAGCTCGCGCTGCTCTTCATCGCGCCCGCTTCCGTCGGCCTGCTGGTGTTCCTCGTCTGGCCGCTGCTGACGGGCATCTACTACTCCTTCACGGAGTACACGACGCTGACCCCGCCCCAGTGGGTGGGGTTGGCCAACTACCAGGAGCTGCTGTCCGACCCGATCTTCTGGACATCACTGCGCGTGACGATCCTGTACGTCGCCATCAACATCGGGGTGCAGACGGTGGTGGCGCTGGTGATCGCCGTGCTCATGCAGCGTCTGACCCAGTCCACCATGCTGCGTTCGCTGGTGCTGGCCCCGTACCTGGTCTCCAACGTGGTGGCGGCGATCGTGTTCCTGTGGATCCTGGACACCCAGCTCGGCGTCTTCAACATCTTCCTGCAGTGGATCGGCTTCGACCCCGTCTCCTTCTGGGCCGACGAGTCGTGGGTGATCCCCACGATCGCCCTGGTGAACGTGTGGCGGCACATGGGCTACACGGCGCTTCTGCTGTTCGCGGGCCTGCAATCCATCCCCGGACACCTCTACGAAGCGGCCCGCACCGAGGGAGCCGGCGAGATCACGCAGTTCCGCCACATCACGTTGCCACTGCTGCGTCCGATCCTGGCGCTGGTGCTGATCATGACGATCATCGGCTCGTTCCAGGTGTTCGACACCGTCTCGGTGACGACGCAGGGCGGTCCGGCCGACGCCTCGCGCGTGCTCCAGATGTACATCTACCAGAACGCCTTCGCCGAGTACGAGTTCGGCTACGCCTCAGCGCTGTCGGTCGCGCTGCTGCTGATCCTGATGATCGTCACGTTCACCCAGTACTGGCTCAGCCGAGCCGGCCACTCGGACCTGGACTGA
- a CDS encoding ROK family protein, which translates to MHRDDHTGSDAAAAGGPATGELGGESTRAVYRDLLRFGPRSRSELSQRLRMSAPTVTRVTRDLLERELLHPLTAVPRAKGRPHEPLDVEENRGPRFIGVKVTADEVHAVVTTVRASVLEELVLPLESTVPDRLQETILVAVEAMIGAHPNVVGIGVGLGGLVAERRTVLSSHLLGWRQPVELAAALEERVSVPVVVENDLVAMVDGLHWFGIGRAYDSFAVLTVGAGVGIATVIDGRVIRGHHHMAGLTGRFPVGAGPEGAPVAIRELASTAAVVRRARDQGVLGPAEGIEQLRGLIGGGDPGALVVATEMARVLAAAAVGLVAVIDPEAIVLGGENVDLVRAAAPAFEDTLRQGSARAQRAPVVRTLSGDFDEWARGVAVIAIQEFAGAEI; encoded by the coding sequence ATGCACAGGGACGATCACACGGGCTCCGACGCCGCGGCGGCCGGCGGACCCGCGACCGGTGAGCTCGGCGGGGAGAGCACCCGCGCGGTCTACCGGGACCTGCTGCGTTTCGGACCCCGCTCGCGCAGCGAGCTGTCGCAGCGACTGCGAATGTCGGCCCCGACGGTCACCCGCGTCACCCGGGACCTGCTCGAGCGCGAGCTGCTGCACCCGCTCACCGCTGTGCCGCGCGCCAAGGGCCGCCCCCATGAGCCGCTGGATGTCGAGGAGAACCGCGGACCCCGATTCATCGGGGTCAAGGTCACCGCCGACGAGGTCCACGCGGTGGTGACCACGGTGCGTGCCAGCGTCCTCGAAGAGCTGGTGCTGCCGCTGGAGAGCACCGTACCGGACAGGCTGCAGGAGACCATCCTGGTCGCTGTCGAGGCGATGATCGGCGCGCATCCGAACGTGGTCGGCATCGGGGTGGGACTGGGCGGACTGGTCGCCGAGCGGCGCACCGTGCTGTCCTCGCACCTGCTGGGCTGGCGGCAGCCCGTCGAGCTCGCCGCCGCGCTCGAGGAGCGGGTGTCGGTCCCGGTGGTTGTCGAGAACGACCTGGTCGCGATGGTGGACGGCCTGCACTGGTTCGGGATCGGGCGCGCCTACGACTCCTTCGCAGTGCTCACCGTCGGCGCCGGGGTCGGGATCGCCACCGTGATCGACGGGCGGGTGATCCGCGGTCACCACCACATGGCCGGGCTCACCGGCCGCTTCCCCGTCGGCGCCGGCCCGGAGGGTGCACCGGTGGCGATCCGCGAGCTGGCCAGCACCGCGGCGGTGGTCCGTCGCGCCCGCGATCAGGGGGTGCTCGGGCCGGCCGAGGGCATCGAGCAGCTGCGCGGCCTGATCGGGGGCGGAGACCCTGGTGCGCTCGTGGTCGCGACCGAGATGGCGCGTGTGCTCGCCGCGGCGGCCGTCGGCCTGGTCGCCGTGATCGACCCCGAGGCGATCGTGCTCGGCGGTGAGAACGTGGACCTGGTGCGGGCTGCGGCCCCGGCCTTCGAGGACACCCTCCGTCAGGGATCGGCCAGGGCCCAGCGAGCACCCGTGGTGCGCACGCTCAGCGGCGACTTCGACGAGTGGGCGCGCGGGGTCGCCGTGATCGCGATCCAGGAATTCGCCGGGGCCGAGATCTAG
- a CDS encoding carbohydrate ABC transporter permease has translation MTTTAHPDTEITQRPAASTPRRRFSWGKIAAWGVMVIFLLITLFPFYWMLRTALSSNNALATDPSSLLPVGLNTGGFERVFGMQDVETAISQGGSGASINFWRYLLNSVIVATFITVVQTFSCAMAAYAFSRLRWRGREIVFLIFLGSLMIPQIFTLLPNFILIKNLGLVDTLLGVMLPTLFISSFAIFFLRQFFNNISREVEEAALIDGASKVRVFFTLVLPLSTAPLATLALLTYMTAWNEYFWALMVSYTDQSRVLTVALGVFRAQAPGTGPDWSGLMAATLIAAAPMLILFALFAKKIVNSIGFSGIK, from the coding sequence ATGACCACCACCGCACACCCCGACACCGAGATCACGCAGCGTCCCGCCGCCTCCACCCCCCGCCGCCGCTTTTCCTGGGGGAAGATCGCGGCCTGGGGCGTGATGGTGATCTTCCTGCTGATCACCCTGTTCCCTTTCTACTGGATGCTGCGCACCGCGCTGTCGAGCAACAACGCCCTGGCCACGGATCCGAGCAGCCTGCTCCCGGTGGGACTGAACACCGGCGGCTTCGAGCGAGTCTTCGGCATGCAGGACGTGGAGACCGCGATCTCCCAGGGCGGCAGCGGCGCCTCCATCAATTTCTGGCGCTATCTGCTGAACTCCGTGATCGTCGCGACCTTCATCACCGTGGTGCAGACGTTCTCCTGCGCGATGGCAGCCTATGCCTTCTCCCGGCTGCGCTGGCGCGGCCGCGAGATCGTGTTCCTGATCTTCCTGGGCTCACTGATGATCCCGCAGATCTTCACCCTGCTGCCCAACTTCATCCTGATCAAGAACCTGGGCCTGGTGGACACCCTGCTGGGCGTCATGCTCCCGACGCTGTTCATCTCGAGCTTCGCGATCTTCTTCTTGCGGCAGTTCTTCAACAACATCTCCCGTGAGGTCGAGGAGGCCGCCCTCATCGACGGTGCCAGCAAGGTGCGGGTCTTCTTCACTCTCGTGCTGCCGCTGTCCACCGCGCCCCTGGCGACCCTCGCGCTGCTGACGTACATGACTGCGTGGAACGAGTACTTCTGGGCGCTGATGGTCTCCTACACCGATCAGTCCCGCGTGCTCACCGTCGCCCTCGGCGTCTTCCGCGCCCAGGCCCCCGGCACCGGTCCGGACTGGTCGGGCCTGATGGCCGCCACGCTGATCGCGGCCGCCCCCATGCTGATCCTCTTCGCGCTGTTCGCGAAGAAGATCGTCAACTCCATCGGCTTCAGCGGGATCAAGTGA
- a CDS encoding DUF47 domain-containing protein, translating to MAQFLARFFPQRSERPLYDLFAELAELLVQAADTHSTLLGHGYRERTRLVPRLHEQSTVAEELCRRIAQRLAHSLITPYEAELLYDFALTISDTLDSMEHTSELLLISEVSALPTPLLEAAEGVERAAELTVAVTWKLSRVRDLGDHYEQVRKLKRQGDRLVRRALGELYARGGSAQELLPLHDVAESIRETIILQERSARIADLLRVKDS from the coding sequence ATGGCGCAGTTCCTCGCCCGCTTCTTCCCCCAGCGCAGCGAGCGCCCCCTGTACGACCTCTTCGCGGAGCTCGCCGAGCTGCTGGTCCAGGCGGCCGACACCCACTCCACGCTCCTCGGTCATGGATACCGCGAACGCACCCGCCTGGTTCCTCGACTGCATGAGCAGTCGACTGTCGCCGAGGAGCTGTGCCGCCGCATCGCCCAGCGGCTCGCCCATTCCCTGATCACGCCCTACGAGGCGGAGCTGCTCTACGACTTCGCCCTGACCATCTCCGACACCCTGGACTCGATGGAGCACACCTCGGAGCTGCTGCTCATCTCCGAGGTGAGTGCTCTGCCCACCCCGCTGCTGGAGGCCGCCGAGGGCGTCGAGCGCGCCGCGGAGCTGACGGTGGCGGTCACCTGGAAGCTGTCACGAGTGCGGGATCTGGGGGATCACTACGAGCAGGTGCGCAAGCTCAAGCGGCAGGGGGACCGACTGGTGCGGCGTGCGCTCGGGGAGCTCTATGCGCGCGGCGGCTCGGCTCAGGAGCTGCTCCCGCTGCACGATGTCGCCGAGTCGATCCGCGAGACCATCATCCTGCAGGAGCGCAGCGCACGGATCGCGGACCTGCTGCGGGTCAAGGATTCCTGA
- a CDS encoding ABC transporter substrate-binding protein, whose amino-acid sequence MNSPLHRAHATRTVPSPRSGAVLSRRRLLQGSAALATGTAGLASCGGTSAPAGATQIDYWLWDANQLPAYSAAIDLFMQKNPDVFVRVTQLGWDDYWTKLTASFVAEAGPDAFTDHLARYPEFLKLGVISPLDGLGPLDEIPPEQFQEGLQELWTGQDGTRYGIPKDYDTIAVMYDTAMLEEEGLSPDDLQDLDWNPEDGGSFEKMLARLSIDANGVRGDEDGFDPKNVVRYGMAGGGEIDYVGQSSWSPFALSTGWTFTDAETWGTHFNYDDERFVATMDWYFGLVDKGFFPPFGMFGDSSPAQTQVQSGVAALALAGSWMITTFNNMEGMELGIAPLPAGPVGHPVSMFNGLGDSISAQSEKKEEAARLIGFLASDEAQQLIGERAPFFPSTDAGTAAAIESYAAEGLDVTPFTDRVANGETGLFPLVENSASIMTIMQRAFDRCWMREIDGADFAAYNDRVNALFE is encoded by the coding sequence ATGAACTCTCCGCTCCACCGTGCACATGCCACTCGCACCGTTCCCTCCCCGCGCTCGGGGGCCGTCCTGTCCCGCCGTCGCCTCCTGCAGGGCTCCGCCGCCCTCGCTACCGGGACCGCCGGCCTCGCCTCGTGCGGCGGGACCTCAGCCCCCGCCGGGGCGACCCAGATCGATTACTGGCTGTGGGACGCCAATCAGCTGCCCGCCTACTCCGCCGCCATCGACCTGTTCATGCAGAAGAACCCCGACGTCTTCGTGCGGGTCACCCAGCTGGGCTGGGACGACTACTGGACGAAGCTGACGGCCAGCTTCGTGGCGGAGGCCGGGCCGGACGCCTTCACGGACCACCTCGCGCGCTACCCGGAGTTCCTCAAGCTCGGCGTGATCTCTCCGCTGGATGGCCTGGGTCCGCTCGACGAGATCCCGCCCGAGCAGTTCCAGGAAGGCCTGCAGGAGCTGTGGACCGGCCAGGACGGCACGCGCTACGGAATACCCAAGGACTACGACACCATCGCAGTGATGTACGACACGGCGATGCTCGAGGAGGAAGGCCTGTCCCCCGACGACCTCCAGGACCTGGACTGGAACCCCGAGGACGGCGGCAGCTTCGAGAAGATGCTCGCCCGTCTCAGTATCGACGCGAACGGCGTGCGCGGCGACGAGGACGGGTTCGACCCGAAGAACGTGGTCCGCTACGGCATGGCCGGCGGCGGCGAGATCGACTATGTCGGGCAGTCGTCCTGGTCGCCTTTCGCCCTCTCGACCGGGTGGACCTTCACCGATGCCGAAACCTGGGGCACGCACTTCAACTACGACGACGAGCGGTTCGTTGCGACCATGGACTGGTACTTCGGACTGGTCGACAAGGGCTTCTTCCCCCCTTTCGGCATGTTCGGGGACTCCAGTCCCGCCCAGACCCAGGTGCAGTCCGGCGTCGCAGCGCTCGCCCTGGCGGGCTCCTGGATGATCACCACGTTCAACAACATGGAAGGCATGGAGCTGGGAATCGCTCCGCTGCCGGCCGGTCCCGTCGGCCACCCGGTCTCGATGTTCAACGGCCTGGGCGACTCGATCTCCGCGCAGTCGGAGAAGAAGGAGGAGGCGGCCCGGCTGATCGGTTTCCTCGCCTCGGATGAGGCGCAGCAGCTGATCGGCGAGCGCGCCCCGTTCTTCCCCTCCACCGACGCGGGGACCGCGGCTGCCATCGAGTCGTACGCCGCGGAGGGCCTGGACGTCACACCGTTCACCGACCGGGTCGCCAACGGTGAGACCGGACTGTTCCCGCTCGTGGAGAACTCCGCCTCGATCATGACGATCATGCAGAGGGCATTCGACCGGTGCTGGATGCGGGAGATCGATGGAGCGGACTTCGCCGCGTACAACGACCGGGTCAACGCGCTGTTCGAGTGA
- the pgm gene encoding phosphoglucomutase (alpha-D-glucose-1,6-bisphosphate-dependent), which produces MHPRAGLKALEEDLVDVDALLDAYYDNHPDPADPDQAVAFGTSGHRGSSLDVAFNEDHIAATTQAIVEYRAAQGIRGPLFIGRDTHALSRPAFDTALEVLSANDVAAQVDALDGFTPTPAISHAILVHNRGRSANDPGRADGIVVTPSHNPPRDGGFKYNPPHGGPADTDATSWIADRANELLAAGLRGVRRHSRQKALQDAERYDYLHTYVQDLPNVIDLEAIRRAGVRIGADPLGGAAVDYWAEIGEMHDLDLTVVNPEVDPRWSFMTLDRDGKIRMDCSSPWAMASLLEKRDEYDIATGNDADADRHGIVTPDGGLMSPNDYLATAIRYLFAHRPHWPATAKVGKTLVSSSLIDRVVSSLGRELYEVPVGFKWFVPGLIDSSVGFGGEESAGASFLRHDGSVWTTDKDGIILALLASEILAVTGRSPSTLHAELVEEFGTSAYARVDAPANREQKAKLKALSAEQVSATELAGEPIVSAITEAPAGGAIGGLKVSTESAWFAARPSGTEDIYKIYAESFRGEEHLGQVQDAAKALVDEVLAD; this is translated from the coding sequence ATGCACCCCCGTGCAGGCCTGAAGGCACTGGAGGAGGACCTCGTCGACGTCGACGCTCTCCTCGACGCGTACTACGACAACCATCCGGACCCCGCGGATCCCGACCAGGCCGTCGCCTTCGGCACCTCCGGGCACCGCGGCTCCTCGCTCGATGTGGCCTTCAACGAGGACCACATCGCCGCGACCACGCAGGCGATCGTCGAGTACCGGGCCGCCCAGGGCATCCGTGGGCCGCTGTTCATCGGCCGCGACACCCACGCGCTCTCCCGCCCCGCCTTCGACACCGCGCTCGAGGTGCTGTCCGCCAACGACGTCGCCGCCCAGGTGGACGCACTGGACGGCTTCACCCCCACCCCGGCGATCTCCCACGCGATCCTGGTCCACAACCGGGGCCGCTCGGCGAACGACCCCGGGCGGGCCGACGGCATCGTGGTCACCCCCAGTCACAACCCTCCCCGTGACGGCGGCTTCAAGTACAACCCGCCCCATGGCGGCCCGGCGGACACCGACGCGACCTCCTGGATCGCCGATCGTGCGAACGAGCTCCTCGCCGCAGGCCTGCGGGGCGTCCGCCGTCACAGCCGGCAGAAGGCGCTGCAGGATGCTGAGCGCTATGACTACCTCCATACCTATGTGCAGGATCTCCCGAACGTCATCGACCTCGAGGCCATCCGTCGGGCCGGGGTCCGCATCGGCGCGGATCCGCTGGGCGGCGCGGCGGTCGACTACTGGGCGGAGATCGGGGAGATGCACGATCTCGATCTCACCGTGGTCAATCCCGAGGTCGATCCCCGCTGGTCGTTCATGACCCTGGACCGGGACGGGAAGATCCGCATGGACTGCTCGAGCCCGTGGGCGATGGCGTCGCTGCTGGAGAAGCGCGACGAGTACGACATCGCCACCGGCAACGATGCGGATGCGGACCGCCATGGCATCGTCACCCCCGACGGCGGGCTGATGAGCCCCAACGACTACCTCGCCACCGCGATCCGCTACCTGTTCGCACACCGCCCCCACTGGCCCGCCACGGCCAAGGTGGGCAAGACGCTCGTCTCCTCCAGCCTGATCGACCGCGTCGTCAGCTCGCTGGGTCGGGAGCTGTACGAGGTACCGGTGGGTTTCAAATGGTTCGTGCCCGGGCTGATCGACTCCTCCGTCGGCTTCGGCGGCGAGGAGAGCGCCGGTGCTTCGTTCCTGCGGCACGACGGCTCGGTGTGGACCACCGACAAGGACGGCATCATCCTCGCGCTGCTGGCCTCGGAGATCCTCGCGGTCACCGGCCGCTCTCCCAGCACACTGCATGCCGAGCTGGTCGAGGAGTTCGGCACCAGCGCCTATGCGCGCGTGGACGCCCCCGCCAACCGTGAGCAGAAGGCGAAGCTGAAGGCGCTCAGCGCCGAGCAGGTCAGCGCGACCGAACTGGCCGGGGAGCCGATCGTCTCGGCGATCACCGAAGCCCCTGCCGGGGGCGCGATCGGTGGCCTGAAGGTGTCCACGGAGTCGGCCTGGTTCGCGGCCCGCCCCTCCGGCACCGAGGACATCTACAAGATCTACGCCGAGTCCTTCCGGGGCGAGGAGCATCTGGGACAGGTGCAGGACGCCGCGAAGGCTCTCGTGGACGAGGTCCTCGCCGACTGA
- a CDS encoding IS110 family transposase: protein MVVLIGADVHKNSHTFVAVDAAGKQIGQITVRATHSGHEKAYRWARKSFIEQDRQWGVEDCRHLTGLLERDLLAHGEPVVRVPAKLMARQRATARTRGKSDPIDALAVARAMAREDDLPTAFTDEQAREVKLVLARREDLVAERTRVINRLRWHLHELDPEVDPAPRALTHRPAQERVRELVEASEGIVAEIAGMVLADLERLCSSISELDARLRVMVREVEPVLLEIPGCAELSAAKILAETAGIERFANEGKYAMFAGCAPIPVWSGKTEGRVRLNRGGNRQLNCAIHRIALTQVRLEGPGKEYYDRLREQGKTVMEALRCLKSAIARRIWRALTRAHAEALATTPIPLNPTSTTCVPQAA from the coding sequence ATGGTGGTCCTGATCGGCGCTGACGTCCACAAGAACTCACACACCTTCGTCGCGGTCGACGCGGCGGGCAAGCAGATCGGGCAGATCACTGTCCGCGCGACTCATAGCGGTCACGAGAAGGCCTACCGATGGGCCAGGAAGTCCTTCATCGAGCAGGACCGCCAGTGGGGGGTGGAGGACTGTCGCCACCTCACCGGTCTGCTCGAACGCGATCTCCTTGCCCATGGAGAGCCCGTGGTCAGGGTGCCGGCGAAGCTGATGGCACGCCAACGCGCCACAGCGCGCACTCGCGGGAAGTCCGACCCGATCGATGCTCTCGCCGTCGCGCGGGCGATGGCCCGCGAGGACGATCTGCCGACCGCGTTCACCGATGAGCAGGCACGAGAGGTCAAGCTGGTCCTGGCGCGTCGTGAGGACCTGGTCGCGGAGCGGACCCGGGTGATCAACCGCCTGCGCTGGCACCTGCACGAGCTCGACCCCGAAGTCGACCCGGCACCACGCGCGCTGACCCATCGACCGGCTCAGGAACGAGTGCGGGAGCTGGTCGAGGCGAGCGAGGGGATCGTCGCGGAGATCGCGGGCATGGTCCTGGCCGACCTCGAACGGCTCTGCTCCTCGATCAGCGAGCTGGATGCGCGGCTGCGTGTCATGGTCCGGGAGGTGGAGCCGGTGCTGTTGGAGATCCCCGGCTGCGCGGAGCTGTCGGCCGCGAAGATCCTCGCCGAGACCGCCGGGATCGAACGGTTCGCGAACGAGGGGAAGTACGCGATGTTCGCCGGCTGCGCTCCGATCCCGGTCTGGTCAGGCAAGACCGAGGGGAGAGTCCGTCTGAACAGGGGCGGGAATCGTCAGTTGAATTGCGCGATCCACCGCATCGCCCTCACTCAAGTCCGTCTCGAAGGACCCGGTAAGGAGTACTACGACCGGCTCCGCGAACAGGGCAAGACCGTGATGGAAGCCCTCCGCTGCTTGAAGAGCGCGATCGCCCGCCGCATCTGGCGCGCTCTCACCCGTGCCCACGCCGAAGCCCTCGCCACCACCCCGATCCCACTGAACCCCACCTCAACGACTTGCGTACCGCAAGCCGCTTGA
- a CDS encoding pyridoxal phosphate-dependent aminotransferase, translating into MIFTQSSKLRDVCYEIRGPVPAEAARMEAEGHKIIKLNIGNPAPFGFEAPDELLVDMIRTLPTAQGYSDSRGIVSARRAVAQYYQTKGMPGMELDDIYLGNGVSELIQMVCQALVDDGDEVLVPAPDYPLWTASVALAGGRAVHYRCDEEEQWWPDVSDIADKVTERTKAIVVINPNNPTGAVYPEHVLREIVEVARKHGLMILADEIYDKILYDDAVHTHIAKLAPDLLTITFNGLSKAYRVAGFRAGWMALYGPQDHATNFIEGLDVLSNMRLCPNVPAQHVIATALGGHQSVQELLLPGGRLREQRDVAFEGLSAIDGVSVVKASGALYMFPKIDREMYRIEDDEQFAYDLLRSKKLLVNHGTGFNYPAPDHLRLVTLPSTDLLTDAMDRIADHLASIRR; encoded by the coding sequence ATGATCTTCACCCAGTCCTCGAAGCTGCGCGACGTGTGCTACGAGATCCGAGGGCCGGTGCCCGCGGAGGCCGCCCGGATGGAGGCCGAGGGCCACAAGATCATCAAGCTCAACATCGGCAACCCGGCACCGTTCGGCTTCGAAGCGCCCGACGAGCTCCTGGTCGACATGATCCGTACCCTGCCCACGGCACAGGGCTACTCGGACTCCAGGGGCATCGTCTCCGCGCGCAGGGCGGTCGCGCAGTACTACCAGACCAAGGGAATGCCGGGGATGGAGCTCGACGACATCTACCTCGGCAACGGCGTCTCGGAGCTGATCCAGATGGTCTGCCAGGCGCTCGTGGACGACGGGGACGAGGTGCTCGTCCCCGCACCCGACTACCCGCTGTGGACCGCTTCGGTGGCGCTCGCCGGCGGGCGCGCGGTGCACTACCGCTGCGACGAGGAGGAGCAGTGGTGGCCCGACGTCTCCGACATCGCGGACAAGGTCACCGAGCGGACCAAGGCGATCGTGGTGATCAACCCCAACAACCCCACCGGGGCGGTGTACCCCGAGCACGTGCTGCGGGAGATCGTCGAGGTCGCCCGGAAGCACGGGCTGATGATCCTGGCCGACGAGATCTACGACAAGATCCTCTACGACGACGCGGTCCACACCCACATCGCCAAGCTCGCTCCTGACCTGCTGACCATCACCTTCAACGGCCTGTCCAAGGCCTATCGGGTGGCTGGTTTCCGGGCCGGATGGATGGCGCTGTACGGACCCCAGGATCATGCGACGAACTTCATCGAGGGGTTGGACGTGCTCTCGAACATGCGCCTGTGCCCCAACGTCCCGGCCCAGCATGTGATCGCCACGGCGCTCGGCGGCCACCAGAGCGTGCAGGAGCTGCTGCTGCCCGGCGGGCGGCTGCGTGAGCAGCGTGACGTCGCCTTCGAAGGGCTCAGCGCGATCGACGGGGTCAGCGTGGTCAAGGCGAGCGGCGCGCTGTACATGTTCCCGAAGATCGATCGCGAGATGTATCGGATCGAGGACGATGAGCAGTTCGCCTATGACCTGCTGCGCTCGAAGAAGCTGCTGGTCAACCACGGTACGGGGTTCAACTATCCGGCCCCTGACCACCTGCGCCTGGTCACCCTGCCGTCGACCGACCTGCTCACCGACGCCATGGACCGCATCGCCGACCACCTCGCGTCGATCCGCCGCTGA